The sequence TCTGTCTGTGTTTGCGATTATCTATGTACAAGGGTTCCGCCTCCGCTGCGTTGGAAACAGTCACTTATGAATGAACGAATGTGAGAGAGAAGAGAGTGCAGAGGCAAGCGACGAGACGGAGCGGGGTTCCCATCGGTACGCTGGGTGATCTCATTTCTTTAGTAGtacatgtaaaatatattttcatcggCATCTTGCATTGGGTAAAAAAATGCGTTTCATACCGAAATTTTTTGTATACGAAATTTTTTGTAAGAACTTTGTGCATGTGgataaacataaatttcaagTAATGCTGAAAAATGTATCGGCATTCTCTTTTTTAGCACTTTCAGAAAACTTATTTTGACCGATAAGCCATTTGCTCACCAGTACGAACTTGTGACTTATGAAGCCAgtttagataattattaaattaaaatgaattttctaattatCTCGTGCAATTAAATCAACTAGTAAGAATCATTCcggatgtttttaattaaataaaggattACACAGAACTTAAAGATAAATCAATGTCATCGAAAATCATATTtcgttttgattaaattaattttcgtaggtttttttgtacaattgttaatttgagtaattttttttgtataattttttcctagtgattaataaatgaaaaaataaatattcttataaatactttttatagttAGAGAATGAatcatttacattatatattaaagaaataaataatttcagtaaaaaaagcaccttaaaaactattttaatctatcatattttttttaaaaataaattctaaagaattatCAGATATCAAGAAGTGACTTTTAtctcttttgtaataaaaatggattattcATTGGATTGAGGCTGTAGGTTTCCAGTTTTTTTAAACGTTTCATTTAATCTGTCcggatagatttttaaaatcttcttaacAATAAACATTCatgatttcataattaaatctcttttcatgcttaaaattttaatttttctaataactaTTGTAGTATTTAGTCTGGAAATCTTTCCTAATGCAACTGGAAATAATAATctctaattatattaaaaaaatttaaaaaattcttaacttctgtttttgagaaacttttttgttatcatttttacaATCTAAATCTtagtaaacaaaaaaagaaatcataacttGTAGTTTAGAATCTTTTCCTGTTTCGACTGCAAAAGGgaaataaaacaacaaacaaaagaaaagcaGGTACCGAAATGGAAACCCCGTCGCGAATCAGACAACTGCTTCTCTTGCTTCACCTGAAGACCGACATGGATGCGGTGTGTTCTAGCGCTTTGCGCCTCAGCGAGGCGATGCTGGTGCCGCGCCACACGTCGTTCGTCTCTGCCGGTCCGACGGCGCAGGCGAGTGGCTGCGGCGGCGACGAGGACCCGGAGGATCCGCCGGGCGGGGTGGCCGAGACGGGTGCGAGTCCCGCCGGAGGAACGGAGTTGAGGCTCCCGTACGGCGACTGGTACATAGAGGAGCAGGCGCTCGTCGTTATGGAGGGTAATGAGTTGGTGGGGACCAGCTGAGACGACACCTGCACAGCCATATACTTGAAATGAATGAACGGGGAATTAGAATCTCTCAGCAAATCGAAGCTCTGAGTGCCAGACACGAGGCAATTCCCCTCAGGTGGGagggcaaaaattaaaaaaaaaaccacttgattaatttaatttgtcttaAGGGAAGCATATTGGATGGCATACGAAATTTGCAAAGATTggggaaaaagaaagaatatgtataaaaacaAGTAGAAGGggaaaatttcattagaaaatttatcgGCAATTTCACTTTTGTCGCATAACAATCGTTCTTATTTAAGCTGAAGCTCccgatatttttatattcaaatgaattaagaaatttgataCTGAACCGGCTAACCcttgcaaatttttcaaatttccatgaATCTGTAGGTATCACCAATAAAGTTAcacattttgtgaattttaattcttatactGAAATGAATGTTCAAATAATTCCCAGCCTTTCGGGAAAAGAATGAACCTTGAAAGGACGATAAGAGTAAAGGGTTAAAGtatatgctattaaatatttatttaaattacttttttttcttctccttggAAACGCATCTTATCGGATGCTTTGATTTGCAAAAAATGTTTCGCTGCTATAACGCACCATCTCTGGAAACTACAAATGTCGTTTAAGAAATCGTtgttacatttacatttattaattagggtacacaaaaagatgggggatctggctcctcccatcgatgacgggacgtacttccttctgggAGGGTTATATCGTGGCTGGtgttggcccttaggactcaaccacagttcccgccagtgttgctgttgtggcggtccggtcattcagttttcgttaTCCACGTGTGTGCCTTCGGaggatcggagagtcagtgatatgacttacaccTATCAATTCACGAAAGTCTTGACTGAAATCTTATATTAAAGAGGTTTTACGAAAGTAACTTTTTCAACTATTAATGAATAACAGGGCTCGTCTTTCATACCTTTAGAAAAGATTTTCCATAAAATGTCTGcacattaagaattttaattctttgctcCTAGCTGTTTGAGATCATTGTTGTTGCCTCTCACTTTTACCATCATCGTCTGTTCTTATACCAAGTAAATGACTTAGAATTGGTTTAACCGTGCATTAAGGTGCAGCATAGTTCATTTAAGGATAGCCTAAGAAGAGCGGTGCGATTGCCCCACAATACCACCAGTCTGTGAAAACTAAACGGTCAGCATGTGCTTATCGTATCTTCCCGTACACATAGATCATTGAATTCTGAGCGTGTACatataattttgtcaattaattattgcttatgtaactttatatatattaagtattaaaggattggatttttcaaattattattatatctaaattattacaAAGCATCGTTGACTGTTATTATCTGTCGCCTGATGAGGCAgactatattttatttcctttgcaaTTCTCAATGACGCCACATTTGTTTTATGACGTTTCAGTGTTAGTAGATTTAACGCTTATTGGATTGAAATCTGCCATCAGAAAGCCGATAACTTCTCAAtgaacagataaataaataaaaatatcagaaattatacTGTTCTTCTGGAAAGAAATGTTGTAGTAATTTCGTTCTTCTTGTAAAGAAATCAATTTggggtatttaaattttaattgaataagattATTATTCGTAAGGAATAATATCATTTCTTTGCGCTTAATGTTCAATTTCCTTTAGGAAACACGATAAAGAAGTCATTAGAATGATATTGAgagttcaatgaatttttttatgcatcattactttttatagaattcttttgaattttttcattactttgatATAATCCATTCGCCCAATATTGGTAATCTGTTCTAGCTTGCAAGAAAAAAAGGGTGCACGCGCACATGCAACATGAttcatattcatttcttatttttttcagaattagcTTCAGACTAaggttaatttaatttccttgtGCTTCTTGATCACTTAATAGGCCTCAATAGGAAACAAATTACTGATAACCACCTGAGAGAAACTGCTCAAATTCATCTGGCATTCAAAGCGTCTTATTGAtttggaaaaaacaaaacaaactgtAATTCATAAAATGCACTTTATAATAACGAATCATGATGAAAAACGTTTCTCGCTTAaagaatacatatataaattgaaCATAATTAAAGTGATGCTgtacttcataaataaataacactaAACTAGTCTAAACTACGAATCCTTGAACAGAACTTTGTTagttgaaattgatttttaattattattaataagtttcGCAGAACATTTACAGAGTGAATGCGTGCAGGGTTCATGAGTTCAATACTGGCTCAGTTAcactaaaagatatttttatgaaaagaattaaatttatttttatataattcagttAAGTTATAGAGTCTGCAATCACTACAACCAAGATTTAATAATATGATCATTCACTGTTTTTGCAAGTACtctgtaaaagtaaaaaaaaaaaaaaaaaaaaaaaaacttttcttttatgttaGCAATTTAAACttcgatataaataaatttaataataaattgactaATAACTACAAAGAGCAGCTTTTTCTTAAACTGCCGATGTTCTCACCATGCATTTAATTTTAGCTGCTCACATCTCTATATTTTTGAGTTACATTTaggtgaaaaataaatcaaactgtGAGATAATTTCCCTTTACGAAACACTGCATTAAATTTGTAGTAAAAAACTATGAAAGTAAGTCTTTGCTTGATGAACAAGATTTAGGAGAGCACGCTACAGCTAAATGCTTTCAAagagtttttacttttaaaatcaataagaaaatatatggATTTTCTTGCCTAAAATTAATATCGAATTAGTATGATTTTACATTTCGATTCCTGAAGTTTTTTTTTGGTGTTAATTAAACTCTTGAAACTCTTTAAAAGCGGAgaatatgaataagaaaattttaaaacacaaaaccATTATTAGATttgcattctaaaattttacGTGATACATTTTAGTGCTCAAAGATGATTTCAATTAGTGGGAGATGCCATTTAATAAACAATGACTTATAACAAAATTAAGACTTAATGATAAGTAAATACAAGTTACAAGACGTATTATAAGAGTATTCGTTTTTGTTATTAGATTTTCCGATAGTTGAGTTAACtttactttgatttaattttcaactttactttgataacaatattttaaagaattaaaaatttttcttctaattaaatcTAAGATTAAAGGAAAATCAATTATATTGCGACGCTATTTACGTGtatccatataaaataaataaaaaagcattttttgtgaaaatacaaTATGAACCCCGCCGAATCAGTTTTTATACGAGGGCTCATTCTTCTCTTAGACACAGTCCCGTTGTGTCAGGTGACGGAGTGCCACCGATTCAGTATCACAATCAAGAAGAATCTTTTTTTAGTGTCAACAGTAAGAACAGGTGAAACGAGAAAGAGTATTTTTACATGGAAAGCAATGACAGAGTAGAGAAAGGGTGGCCCGAGCAGGCCGAAGTGAAGAGGGAATGTACCTTCTGGCATAAGTTCCTGGCTTTCTTCTGTTTAGAAACTCCCGTCCTGCCATCGATCGGTCCACATACCCGCTGTAGTGCCATTCCCACCGCCGAAATGGTTGTAGTTGGATAGGTAATTGGGAGTCTGCAACGATATAGACACAAGTCCAGACATTACGCAACATATATGCAGCCTTCGGGCACAAGCATATAGAGAAATATACATAACAGGCCTTAACAACTACTAAAGAAAACCCTTCCTGGTGGGAGGGAAAACACACAACAGGAGGCTTCGGTGAAAGGAAATCGTTTCAGTTTTTAGCTTTAGAAATTGAACGTTTTGAATCAGTGGTCGTGAAATAAATCCACTCCAGTTGTCCTAATGCAGTGTTTCGCAAAGTTCATTAATAGGCGAATTGGTGTAGAGTTTTACCGAGAGATATTTTAGTATGCAAGTATTAAGTTTTCCATCAATTGTTTTAAGAATACGTCTGggaagaaatttgaattatatacttaattaaagaattttatagataCCGATTCTTAtggtaaacaattaaaaaaatagtttttcgcatactaatattctttacaaataatCGTTCTCTCGTATTTAGTTCTTCTGTTTCTcagtcaagaaaaataaaattctaatagtaAAAGCAATAAAGTTTctttggaaaggaaaaaaatcattcgtttataaattaattgttcataaaaatcaccctaatttttaatactatgttAAGTATTAACTTATATGATACCGATCCGTTTTGTCATTTATCTATAAAGCTCTATATAGataatcattcattaaatgcGTAAATGaatggcaattttaattttattagaaagatttttttttgttgtacttaaaaataatgcttttataattccagcatattttttttttttttttttacatttagctATAAAGCTCCATATAGATAATCATTCATTAAACGCGTAAATGAATgtcaacattaattttattagaaagattcttttattgtacttaaaaataattcttttataattccagtatattttttttactatttgacGCATAAGTATTTAAAGCaaactcatttatttaataagaattttagaaagataaattaaatgcaCAACCGTTGGTAAGTAATATAAATTACcagattatataaaaacaaaatttcgaatactttataatgaaattaatgtatCGTATCATGAAATCAAATCAAGCATTATTCAtaactcagtttttttttgtgtacATCACATGACCTCTTTaaattgatttgtaaaaaatttcattcatagcATACAATATAAGAGATGCAGAAAGGAGAAATCCAGCCAACAGCactttcataaataataacagaaatagtaataaaaatttgaaaatcaatattgtttccaatttgaaacaaatcaaaaacttcttataaaaccaaaaaatttctttcaaaaatgaatctttataaaatgcatttgtaaAGACCTTGATATTTAAAAAGAGGACATTTCAGTCACAGACATAAAGACTCTTCTTTAACAATATCTATTGTAAACAAGCAGTGCTCCTTCAGCATTAAGACTGTTTCATTCACTTGAAAATTCTAAGAGAATCTGATTTCTGTGCATCATTTTTTTAGCAAAAGGGAAATTTACGTATGAATTACTTGACCACAAGGAAAATCTTCGTGCCCGCCGATTTGCCAAGGCGAGTTTTCTCTTCAAAAAGTATTTGTCTCAATGAACTCAAAAGgatgaatttatgaatttctacTTCATTTCATGTACTTAATTGGAGTTGAAGAGTAAAGCTTCGTGCTTAAGAAACGAACTATAATAGTCTCGATCGGTATGTCAGCACGCAGTCTCTTATCTTTGGAGTTTCATTTGCTGTATAAGTTTACTCGCAAGAAAGTCTTCATTTTGACTATagaaactttgtatttttaactGCAAAAGCCTGAGAGCAAAGTCTTTACTTGAAAGACTTTACGGAGAAAGAAATACCTATTAAATTACCTATTAAAATGATCATCATAATAGGAATTAATAACATAGGAATAAAAACGTAACGGGAATTAGATGATTCATGCTATTGACGGATTCAGAGAAAATTTAGATATTGCAGCaataatacatgtttttttctttatgtaattctGCTCCAATTAAGTATTCGAAATGCTTCGATAAAACGAATATATGATCTCTTCGTATAAGGATGAAATCCATCTACAGAAACAATGCTGAGCTGtactaaaaaaatatcgaatattcaTTTAAAGCTTGTGTACCGGAGAGAAGAGTTGGATCATAAGTAATCAAATGATCACCTCAAAATGACGTTGAATAACAGTAAGCAGACTCTtcagtaaaaagttttaattaaaaatttcccacAAAAAACTGCTTTACaaagttcttttaaaatgtcaagggattttttaaaaaaagaaatatcttcagTTGAAATAGTAAAAGAGATTATTACAAAGAAGCTTGATGTTCAAATTACACCGGttcactgaaaaaataatattgaagcaTAACCAAATAGGAAGTATCTAAAATTCAACCGACAGGAAATCGAAAATTTTTTTGGATTCGTTATATCCATAATTTACTGGTTCATTaggtaaataaaagataaaacaaaggacttataaaatatttttacatgaaaatctAATTTCCTCGAGAAGAGAAAACTGCAAATCTAAAGTAGCAGCAAAATActaaatatcctttaaaataacGTCAAAATAGGGGAGAAAAAACTATCAAGTATTCATTGCTGCATgacaaaagagagagaaaatattttattaaaagaatcgCCCCCTTTTGTCGAAAAGGGGTGTGCGTAATACCTGATTCATGCCTCCCATGGCTGCCGCGGCCGCTGCTGCGCTGTGCTGTGACAGGGACTGTGCGAGTGCAGGTTGCCTCGACAAGGAAGGTCCCAGGGGAAGACCCGGTGATCCCATCTGGGACATGGGCCACCGCGTGTCGGCCGTGGTCGCGAAGGAACAGAATCCCTCGCCCATGGATCCGAAAGGTGGCAGGGAGTGAGAGGGGAGGAGGGCGCCTGGATTGCGGAAAACGTTGGTCGTTTTCTTGCGTTTTTTCCACTTCGCACGACGATTTTGGAACCAAACCTGTAAAGAAAGcagtaacatttataaataagtgTACGTCTAAATGTTCGGAAACATCCGTTTAAACAAGAGATTGGTTGTCATGTATCCCCTCGGAAGTGAATGATTTCCATTTTAGGTTGTTCAGctataatttattgtattcatgATTTAATGATGTTGCTATATTTTGTGCTTATAAGTCagctttcattaaaagaaaaattattattaataaccgatttttatagatttaaactGCATTTAAACGCTTGTAAAGTAGTTGAAGTGCATTTAATGAACCTCAATTTGCTGATAAGAGTcagttactttaaataaaaataaaggtgaaTGTGTGTGGGATTGGAACTTTAACTGTTAGACCACTTGATATAGAACTACAAACTTGGCAATATATACTTTAGAGGATGGAATGTGTGCcctataatgattttttaattaactaaaaattgagagaaattttgacatttttttgctaaaaaatacgaaaatattatacaaatatgagttttacatcatcttaaaattcaagaaattgtcTTTCCAAGGATACaaatttttagcatataaattaagtttcttttttttattctattgtttaaaaaaatattttaagcatatttccaGTGATTTCTTtcatagaaagtaaaaataaaatttttaatgcacaaGCACGTTACCATTGAcgggaaaaattagtttttatcaactTGAGTCATCATGTTGATGAAAGCTCAGATTAAAAGTTTAAGTTAACTCTTACtggaaaataaaactagaaaagtATCATTTTCAATAGATGcctgtaagaaataaaataaacagtaaacATGACATTTTCTGAAAAGATGAGCACAACCGAAaagtttctgtaaattttaaaaatatttgtattatttattcagtCATTCTGTGATAtgtaaggtaaaaataatttatatatatatatatatatatataagatgtcCTCACTTTTCAGATCCCAAAACTTAATTTTGTAAACAGTTATTATTATAGTACATAcgaaaaatgatctaaatgaagtagagaatacaattttatgcagttggaatcaataaatgttctttgaattttaaatttttttacagaccCTCAGTCCTatgagtcatatttagtaaaatatttctgagacgctaacattttaaataagtgtGTTAAAATTCAGCTTTTAACACACtcattaaaaactgaatgaatcatgaaaatatgaatttagatcATTCCATCGACAGTCTCAAAGAAGTGATAAGTCAATTATCACCTGAAGTTTCCCCAATGCTGAGTAGCCCAAAATCATGATATTGCTGATCGTCttaaaatagtgatattgaaaatttcataactcggccagatttgatcgcagaagataaaagcgtttttttttttttttttttttttttttttttaaatttaaaagttggtgTGTcaagaacattttactaaatatcaTTCCTTATAGCCAAAAGACTGTTTAAAAGGCAgacagtataaatttttttataagtacatttattgacagaaacaaaaataaatattatcatttacatcatttaaatccttttgaaaataaggattgaattttatgataagtcggacatttttattggataacgttttgagatattgcataaattataagcTTTAAACCGGCTACTCCGACCCTCttgaaggcacacggaaaaatctgaatgaccggaccaccgcaacggCAACACTAGTGAGAAACTGCGGTTGAGTCCTAGGGGCcctcaccggctacggtacaacccttcccgtcattgatgggaggagccgACCCCCAGCTTTTTCTGTACTCACTCACCAATCACCATGCCTGAAGCTTCTCATATTCAATTACGAGATGCCCCCCCCCTCCAGTGGGaggcataaattataaaagttttttgtaGTACACATAGGACTTCAATGCTGAATGATACTGTTTTCCCTTACCCAGATTTTTTAAAACCCATGTTTCAGCAAAATTGTTTTTGTActaataaaagttcaattcttcCTCTTTAAATTTTAGGGGAAGTGACAAAAAATTAGAGTGATATATACTACAATGGGCAGAGTGGATTAAGACTTCTATAACAGAGTAAATTAAATGTGACTATCGGAATTTgaggtttcaaaatattttgctgacaAGCAATTAAGATACCAAGGTACAGAAATTTCTAATCGAAAATGTTAGAGAGCATCACTCCTGGCGAGCTAGGTGGTCGCCAAGTTGGCTGGTCAATAATAAGGATAGTGTTTGCTTTGACTAGATTAACCTGTTGAAAACCTATTAACCTATTTGGAGTGGTTGATATTTACTTgttgaaaataaaacacaaatgaaatatatttaatttgtaaaataatattatatgcatggaattttttttattctcgttGAACtataacatctaaaatgtatttaCATAAAAGAGCATGCGTTTTATTCCATTAACGAGTAACAGAATTTGGTGCtctgaaatgtatttattgataATCGTGCTAATTTTGTTTCAGtacataatttttagattttaacttaatttatgaTATCTAGGCTTAATTAACTATACAATGAAATTTGGGAAATGTTTCGGATATATCAATTAATGATATCTAGgcttttatggtggttcatagaaatgaaatctatagtgcaagcacagagaaatttcagaagaatttaccaaaaagatcctccatcgaaaaacagcatcttgcggtggaaaaagaattttctagaaattggaagtatcgaagataagaaacgttccagacgtccttgcacaagtgattttgatgttgagcgtgtcagagagacatttttacacaatcctagaatatctgtgagatcagcggcaacagaattggatatgccaatttcgacggtgtacaaggttattaagaaaaaattaagactgcatgcatacaaagttcaaattgttcaagttttggaaccgaacgatagacctaggaggatggcctttgcaacagatatgctaaggaggatagaagatgctgctgattttctgaagagcataatgttctccgatgaagcatcctttcatgtttctggcattgtcaatctgcgcaaatggctctgtggatgccgacatgcttgtcgctacctggcgtgaaattgactaccgacttgatattctccgtgcgacgaagggggcacacgtggaagttcattgacaagggtcatgaaactttttgagtctatttaaccatttatgttattaatttaaatctatctttattattttatgagttattaaacatcaaaatgggtccgggactttataaacaccctgtatatatgtcCTTAAAAAGATTTCTCTCAACATAAAATGTGCTAACATATAAATGTGCAATAACGTGCTCATAAGAACATAGTCCAACAAATGTATGAAGTACTTGTGATATATCCCATGCATCATATGTTGTTGTGTTGTGCTGTGACTTGTGGCACTTTACAAGGCCGCTGAAAATatcatatgatataataaaatgttattattgttaatcaaattcataaattaacACCAAAAAGCTGGAATTGCATCATGCATCACGATAAAGGAATTTCATTACTTGCACGAAACCAAAATTATAACACAtaacaaagaaaatgtttctgTTAAGAAAGACGGAATGATAGAACTACTTAACATTTCTAGGTAAACATTTAAACATTGGTTTACAATCTGACTTTTAAGCATCATGAGGTAATATTACATACAGCATTATACAAAacttataaaagttataaaacgTTACTTAGTTTAAAACGATTCTCTGAAAATGACTGAAATGTCATGGacattttctagatattttaatcctattCATTTAAAGCATCAGAAAGCCTGAATATAAAAAGcgtaaatattataatcaaacaaataaattggATTAGGAAGCAATATTTATAGCTTCCACCATTTTTCTCAGAAAGGTTATTCAAATCTCAGGCTgtatacaaattcgatttttagcaGAATAGATGTgaagtttctattattttcactGACTTTTTCAAAACAACAGCGCAATTGCATGACAATCAATGGCATAAATTCCCAAACAACACAAACATTccgtataaatatttatactgacAATGAAATAACTGACAATAAACATCCCAATCGAATTTCAACACTTTTTTgcgaataacaaaattaaatattattctgtaaGAGCGAAAGcctttcagttatcttttttcgTAAGGTTACTATATgatttacaacttaaaaaattctcaaatcatCGAAAATACAGAATTCTTTATGGCTTTCAGtcacatatataaaatatcagtCAGAAAGCGTTTAAATCAACCAGTTAATGATGTGCAAGG comes from Argiope bruennichi chromosome 2, qqArgBrue1.1, whole genome shotgun sequence and encodes:
- the LOC129962266 gene encoding homeobox protein orthopedia-like, with product MILGYSALGKLQVWFQNRRAKWKKRKKTTNVFRNPGALLPSHSLPPFGSMGEGFCSFATTADTRWPMSQMGSPGLPLGPSLSRQPALAQSLSQHSAAAAAAAMGGMNQTPNYLSNYNHFGGGNGTTAGMWTDRWQDGSF